Genomic window (Nitrospirales bacterium LBB_01):
CATATTACCGTCTATGTCCTTAGCCTCATCAACGCCGTCTGTGTATGTGAATATGATATGACCTTTGTCAAGGGTGACAGAGTGTTCCTTAAACTCTGCATCATCCATAAGTCCCAGAGCCGGGCCCATATCTGTTTCCAACTCCACAGCATTGCCACCTCCTGTTAGTATAAATGGAGGATTATGTCCGCCGCTGCAGTATGAGAATTGTCCGGAGGTAGTGTTTACTATACCTGCAAACATGGTTACAAACATCATTGTCTCGTTATCTATGCAAAGCTCCTTATTTATTTTGTGCATGATTTGCCGTGGTGATGTGTCTTTTTTAGCATTGGCTCTTCGCTCCATTCCACTCCATCCGGTAACCGTCTTTGTAGATGTGTCATTTATAGCAAGGGTTCTGAAAAGAGTTTTAACCCTTACCATAAAAAGGGCTGCCGGTACACCTTTATCAGAGACATCCCCGATGGCAAAACATAACAGATGGTCATTTATGAAGAAGAAGTCATAGAAATCACCGCCTACCTCTTTAGCCGGAGAAATAAAGGCGTCTATATCAATATTGGATTCATCGGTGGCGATGGGAAACTTTCTTGGCAGCATACTCATCTGTATTTCGTAAGAAAGTTTCATCATCTCCTGATCCTTTTTATGTTCTATGTATAGTTCAGTTAAAAAAGCCCGCTCAATCGCAATTGATACATGAACCGCTATGGATTCAATCAGCATTTCGTCGTTTTTATCAAAAGGTAATCCGCTTTTTTTGTTAATCACCTGCAAAACGCCAATCAATTCTCCTTCGTTATTGATAAGCGGCAGACACAGTACAGAGCGAGTCCTGTAGCCTGTTTTTAAGTCAAATTCACGATTAAACCACTCATTATCATAAGCGTCAGGAAC
Coding sequences:
- a CDS encoding SpoIIE family protein phosphatase produces the protein MFTTEKEEALCGRYDHCLSYYLSAVTQVSKAIQSEVELENILSVIVEHTSDVMEADRCTVFVYDENKEELWSYVGKGLDRNEIRFAVAFGIAGYAARTRQKINVPDAYDNEWFNREFDLKTGYRTRSVLCLPLINNEGELIGVLQVINKKSGLPFDKNDEMLIESIAVHVSIAIERAFLTELYIEHKKDQEMMKLSYEIQMSMLPRKFPIATDESNIDIDAFISPAKEVGGDFYDFFFINDHLLCFAIGDVSDKGVPAALFMVRVKTLFRTLAINDTSTKTVTGWSGMERRANAKKDTSPRQIMHKINKELCIDNETMMFVTMFAGIVNTTSGQFSYCSGGHNPPFILTGGGNAVELETDMGPALGLMDDAEFKEHSVTLDKGHIIFTYTDGVDEAKDIDGNMFTLKRLKNSLCNAQVGSLKALTDSVMSEVGEFTKDAPQSDDITILSIKYIGGTG